A single window of Hymenobacter sp. APR13 DNA harbors:
- a CDS encoding 2'-5' RNA ligase family protein translates to MPEPTAPLILTLALDADSQRFFDALRQQHFPPERNFLQAHLTLFHHLPGSDYARISQELAALVTTEQPLPLAVTGLRFLGRGVAYSLENNRLQVLHQQLQTIWQASLTPQDQQKLKPHVTVQNKVDPAVARSLHQQLTADFQPFEATGTGLQLWAYRGGPWEALQTFAFAANT, encoded by the coding sequence ATGCCCGAACCTACTGCCCCGCTCATTCTCACGTTGGCGCTTGATGCTGACAGCCAACGATTCTTTGATGCGCTGCGGCAGCAGCACTTTCCACCGGAGCGCAACTTCCTGCAGGCCCACCTGACGCTATTCCACCATTTGCCCGGCTCCGATTACGCCCGCATCAGCCAGGAGTTGGCGGCGCTGGTGACTACTGAGCAGCCGTTGCCGCTGGCCGTTACGGGGCTCCGGTTTTTAGGCCGAGGCGTGGCTTACTCGCTGGAAAACAACCGCCTGCAGGTGCTGCACCAACAGCTCCAGACCATCTGGCAGGCAAGTCTCACACCGCAGGATCAGCAAAAGCTCAAGCCCCACGTAACGGTGCAGAACAAGGTAGACCCGGCCGTTGCGCGCAGCCTGCACCAGCAGCTGACCGCCGATTTTCAGCCCTTCGAGGCCACTGGCACCGGGTTGCAGCTTTGGGCTTACCGCGGCGGCCCCTGGGAGGCACTGCAGACGTTTGCTTTTGCCGCCAATACATAG
- a CDS encoding aldehyde dehydrogenase family protein has translation MPKIISPQVEFRSLLHQMKAVTPEVFAADGAFLNLLEGRWQEPGKPRPFTSPVDGTELGSLPMLDHATAMRAVTAAKKEAADWARVDLDERKRRVQDCLNQLRDNVDLVGKLLIWEIGKTYKLGFTDIDRAIEGVQWYVDNIESMLGTRKPLGLVSNIASWNYPMSVLLHAVLVQALCGNAVIAKTPTDGGFISLSLTFAIARRCGLPVTLVSGSGGELSDVLVKNDAVDCLSFVGGRYNGRNIADALSSEHKRYMLEMEGVNTYGIWNFSDWDGLSDQLKKGYDYGKQRCTAYVRFVVERRLFPQFVETYWNTIKGLKVGNPTLVDSADDKLPDLAFGPVINRAQAEDLDRLYADALKTGATPIYEGKLDESLFLPGQDRSAYRAPRALVNLPRQSELYFKEPFGPIDSIVLVDRVEELVGEMNISNGALVGALASDDEKWAARTAKEVRAFKMGINKLRSRGDREEVFGGLGESWKGAFVGGALLVEAVTEGDKPILGNFEEATLLPEKI, from the coding sequence ATGCCAAAAATCATTTCGCCCCAAGTGGAGTTCCGCAGCCTGCTGCACCAGATGAAGGCCGTTACGCCCGAGGTATTCGCGGCCGATGGTGCCTTCCTCAACCTGCTGGAAGGCCGCTGGCAGGAGCCCGGCAAACCCCGCCCGTTCACCTCGCCTGTGGATGGCACCGAGCTCGGCAGCCTGCCCATGCTCGACCACGCCACCGCCATGCGCGCCGTGACAGCCGCCAAAAAAGAAGCCGCCGACTGGGCCCGCGTGGACCTGGATGAGCGCAAGCGCCGCGTGCAGGACTGCCTCAACCAGCTGCGCGACAACGTGGACCTAGTGGGCAAGCTGCTGATCTGGGAAATCGGCAAAACCTACAAGCTGGGCTTCACCGACATCGACCGCGCCATTGAGGGCGTGCAGTGGTACGTGGACAACATCGAAAGCATGCTGGGCACGCGCAAGCCGCTGGGCCTGGTCAGCAACATTGCCTCCTGGAACTACCCCATGTCGGTGCTGCTGCACGCGGTGCTGGTGCAGGCGCTATGCGGCAACGCCGTCATTGCCAAAACGCCTACTGACGGCGGTTTTATCTCCCTGAGTTTGACCTTCGCCATTGCCCGTCGCTGCGGCTTGCCCGTGACGCTGGTCAGCGGCTCGGGTGGGGAACTCAGCGACGTGCTGGTGAAGAATGACGCCGTGGACTGCCTCTCGTTCGTGGGGGGACGCTACAACGGCCGCAACATCGCCGACGCCCTCAGCTCGGAGCACAAGCGCTACATGCTGGAAATGGAAGGCGTGAACACCTACGGCATCTGGAACTTCTCGGACTGGGACGGCCTTTCCGACCAGCTCAAGAAGGGCTACGACTACGGCAAGCAGCGTTGCACGGCCTACGTGCGCTTCGTGGTGGAGCGCCGCCTGTTTCCGCAGTTCGTGGAAACCTACTGGAACACCATCAAAGGCCTGAAAGTAGGCAACCCCACGCTGGTAGATTCAGCCGACGACAAGCTGCCCGACCTGGCCTTCGGCCCCGTTATCAACCGCGCCCAGGCCGAAGACCTGGACCGCCTCTACGCCGACGCCCTCAAAACCGGCGCCACGCCCATCTACGAGGGCAAACTGGATGAAAGCCTGTTCCTGCCCGGCCAGGACAGGAGCGCCTACCGCGCCCCCCGCGCCCTCGTGAACCTGCCGCGCCAGAGCGAGCTGTACTTCAAAGAGCCCTTCGGCCCCATCGACAGCATCGTGCTGGTAGACCGGGTAGAAGAGCTGGTGGGCGAAATGAACATCAGCAACGGCGCCCTGGTGGGCGCCCTGGCTTCCGACGACGAGAAGTGGGCCGCCCGCACGGCCAAGGAAGTGCGCGCCTTCAAAATGGGCATCAACAAGCTCCGCAGCCGCGGCGACCGGGAGGAAGTATTCGGCGGCCTCGGCGAATCCTGGAAAGGCGCCTTCGTAGGCGGCGCGCTGCTGGTAGAAGCCGTAACGGAAGGCGACAAGCCGATTCTGGGCAACTTCGAGGAAGCCACGCTGCTACCAGAGAAAATCTAG
- the pncA gene encoding bifunctional nicotinamidase/pyrazinamidase — protein sequence MKALLLIDIQNDFVPGGALAVPGGDAVIPLANALQPRFELVVATQDWHPAGHGSFASSHAGRQPFEQTDLHGLPQTLWPDHCVQGTTGAEFHPTLDQHRIEAIFRKGTNPDLDSYSGFFDNGHRKSTGLADYLRGRGVRQVYLAGLAADYCVYFSAKDALQEGFEVFFIEDATRAISAEGYQQARADLEQRGARFVTAAVARTL from the coding sequence ATGAAAGCTCTCCTGCTGATTGATATCCAGAACGATTTCGTACCTGGCGGCGCGCTGGCCGTGCCGGGCGGCGACGCGGTGATTCCGCTGGCCAATGCACTGCAGCCCCGGTTTGAGCTGGTGGTGGCCACCCAGGACTGGCACCCGGCCGGCCACGGCAGCTTTGCCAGCAGCCACGCGGGCCGGCAGCCGTTCGAGCAGACCGACCTGCACGGCCTGCCCCAGACGCTCTGGCCCGACCACTGCGTGCAGGGCACCACCGGCGCCGAGTTCCACCCTACCCTCGATCAGCACCGCATCGAGGCCATCTTCCGCAAAGGCACCAACCCCGACCTCGACTCCTACAGCGGCTTCTTCGACAACGGCCACCGCAAAAGCACTGGCCTCGCCGACTACCTGCGCGGCCGTGGCGTCCGGCAGGTGTACCTGGCCGGCCTCGCCGCCGATTATTGCGTGTACTTCTCCGCCAAAGACGCCCTGCAGGAGGGCTTTGAGGTGTTCTTCATTGAAGACGCCACCCGCGCCATTTCCGCAGAAGGCTACCAGCAGGCCCGCGCCGACCTTGAGCAACGCGGCGCCCGGTTTGTGACGGCGGCAGTAGCGCGAACTTTGTAG
- a CDS encoding class I SAM-dependent methyltransferase, which yields MPDYPANYSDINRTLWNTKTTHHVASEFYSVPAFLAGASSLNDIELALLGDVAGHSVLHLQCHFGQDSLSLSRLGAHVTGVDLSDVAIAKARELNAQLGLDAQFICADVYALPQHLQQQFDVVFTTYGVLGWLPDMERWAAVVAHFLKPGGRLILVEFHPVVWMFDNNFTRFDYSYFNRETITEQETGTYADRAAPIETTSVSWNHSLSEVLGALLGQGLEIRHFDEYDYSPYNCFAGLEDAGERHYQFPHLRGKLPMVYSVVAQKE from the coding sequence ATGCCCGACTATCCCGCTAACTACTCCGACATCAACCGCACGCTCTGGAACACGAAAACCACCCATCATGTGGCGTCGGAGTTCTACAGTGTGCCTGCTTTTCTGGCTGGCGCCTCGTCGCTGAACGACATTGAGCTAGCGCTGCTGGGCGACGTAGCAGGGCATAGCGTGCTGCATCTGCAATGCCATTTCGGGCAGGATTCGTTGTCGCTGAGCCGGCTGGGGGCGCACGTAACGGGTGTGGATCTGTCGGACGTGGCCATTGCCAAAGCCCGGGAGCTGAACGCGCAGCTAGGGCTGGATGCGCAGTTCATCTGCGCCGATGTGTACGCGCTGCCGCAGCACCTGCAACAGCAGTTTGATGTGGTGTTTACCACCTATGGTGTGCTGGGCTGGCTGCCCGATATGGAGCGCTGGGCGGCTGTGGTGGCCCACTTTCTGAAGCCCGGTGGCCGTCTGATACTGGTGGAGTTTCATCCTGTAGTCTGGATGTTCGACAACAACTTCACCCGCTTCGACTACTCCTACTTCAACCGCGAAACCATCACGGAGCAAGAAACCGGCACTTACGCCGACCGCGCCGCGCCCATCGAAACCACCTCGGTTTCCTGGAACCACAGCCTGAGCGAAGTGCTGGGTGCCCTGCTTGGCCAGGGCCTGGAAATCCGGCACTTCGATGAGTACGACTACTCGCCCTACAACTGCTTCGCCGGCCTGGAAGACGCGGGCGAGCGGCATTACCAGTTCCCGCACCTGCGCGGCAAGCTGCCGATGGTGTACTCGGTGGTGGCCCAAAAGGAGTAA
- a CDS encoding mechanosensitive ion channel family protein encodes MPDLLPDQVETLLRTLGIVAGSLLAGWLLKVAVFGVLAAYVRREPATLLASSVLRHLRQPSAWFFPVLVLSFVLPLTPLQDRALEVARRFVETALLTTFAWGLVKTVDVVQDLVQRHYHINGEDNLRVRKLFTQLQFVKKLTVSLIIFVAIALILMSFATVRKIGTGLLTSAGIASVIVGFAAQRSIGNLLAGFQIAFTQPIRLDDVLVVEGEWGRVEEITFTYVVLRIWDERRLVLPLNYFIEKPFQNWTRTTSQLLGTVFLYTDYTLPVEAVRAELQRVVAAHPLWDQRVCVLQVTDSKERTIELRCLVSAANSSQAFDLRCAVREQLIGFIQQHYPQCLPKTRTLTEPTDQPFTPGIVEE; translated from the coding sequence TTGCCAGACCTCCTTCCCGACCAAGTGGAAACCCTGCTCCGCACGCTGGGCATCGTGGCCGGCAGCCTGCTGGCCGGGTGGCTGCTGAAAGTGGCGGTGTTCGGGGTGCTGGCCGCCTACGTGCGGCGCGAGCCGGCCACGCTGCTGGCCAGCTCGGTGCTGCGCCACCTGCGCCAGCCCAGCGCGTGGTTTTTTCCGGTGCTGGTGCTCTCGTTCGTGCTGCCCCTCACGCCCCTGCAGGATCGGGCGCTGGAAGTGGCGCGGCGCTTCGTGGAAACGGCGCTGCTCACCACGTTTGCCTGGGGACTGGTGAAAACCGTGGACGTGGTGCAGGACTTGGTGCAACGGCACTACCACATCAACGGCGAGGACAACCTGCGGGTACGCAAGCTCTTTACGCAGCTGCAGTTCGTGAAAAAGCTCACCGTGTCGCTCATCATCTTCGTGGCCATTGCCCTCATTCTGATGAGCTTCGCCACGGTGCGTAAGATCGGGACGGGCCTGCTGACGTCGGCGGGTATTGCCAGCGTGATTGTGGGCTTTGCGGCCCAGCGCTCCATCGGCAACCTGCTGGCCGGCTTCCAGATTGCCTTCACCCAGCCCATCCGCCTCGACGACGTGCTGGTGGTGGAAGGCGAGTGGGGCCGGGTCGAGGAAATTACGTTTACGTATGTGGTGCTGCGCATCTGGGACGAGCGCCGGCTGGTGCTGCCGCTCAATTATTTCATCGAGAAGCCCTTCCAGAACTGGACCCGCACGACCTCGCAGCTGCTGGGCACCGTGTTTCTGTACACCGACTACACCCTGCCGGTGGAAGCCGTGCGCGCCGAGCTGCAGCGCGTGGTGGCCGCTCACCCGCTCTGGGACCAGCGCGTGTGTGTGCTGCAGGTCACGGACTCCAAGGAGCGTACCATCGAACTGCGCTGCCTGGTAAGTGCGGCCAACTCCAGCCAGGCGTTTGATTTGCGGTGCGCGGTGCGGGAGCAGCTCATTGGCTTCATTCAGCAGCACTACCCGCAGTGCCTACCCAAAACCCGCACCCTCACCGAGCCCACCGACCAGCCCTTCACGCCCGGCATCGTGGAGGAGTAA
- a CDS encoding LamG-like jellyroll fold domain-containing protein, with amino-acid sequence MRFKPLLFCLFLLTTLGARAQTLLQQQSFEETGTDLLPANGYTASAINSGGSTNVYFKRSQVPVAGWLASSNVTGVSGTAANPAGSWLWAAEGVNRNASPGAKSVTLNPLNVTGKSGLYVVVAMADANSSVSWEKADQIRVQYRFEGTGNFITIWQFVGNNPTNPDRLQQDKSPLDGTADAGGPILTQALTDYRFDIPATGNNLEVRVELDFEGFSEEFAFDNIRVYGAAAASGAPVLAGIEGSPLAYTEGQTATQITSGLTVADADNATLSSATVRISSGNNSSEDRLAFTGDGTTGNIAAAAYNSATGTLALTSAGSTATLAQWQSALRKVTYQNIDAADASTAPRTVAFTVTDPSGTASNTQSRSISISAGLDPIGPLPYIVTFEETDGEGKLYQSNTFVASPGIQFLRTTSNPHNTGGNNSPTTFSGLSGSGYWFGENTAQTDNPSAVKNGTLTTRQISATGLTGINFAIRLGASTASTTWQTTDYFKLYYRTGGSGAWTAFASWRGTGTGVGGAGVMRQDTNPDAAPGSAAPTGTQLTTALSTFNFPLPALSGQSIVEFQLVLVNASSNNDFAFDQIEVTASPAVTTAAASSITATSAVLGGNVTSDGGATVTGRGVVYSSTNPTPTVGGANTTTDANGTGTGTFSETIAGLTAGTTYYVAAYATNTAGTSYGVVRSFTTPTTVVSIVRADANPNNAASVRFTVTFANPVTGVNTNNFGLTFTGSFTTFGSVSSVSGSGTTYTVTVNTGTGDGTIKLTMPNATGITPGVSNLPFTDGQTYDIDKTRPTVAVSSTAGTSGSTTTTTPIPFTVTFSENVSGFVAGDVTVINGSITGNAVNGTSPGTVYTFTVTPATAGTATTVAVPANVAQDAAGNFNTAAPASYSITYNQPSTTVASVTRLLPSPTATTQVRYRVVFAASITGITTSNFSLTTSGLTGAGISSVSGSGTTYTVTANTGTGNGTLTLNVQNGTGISPTVTNVPYTSGEQYSIIKSFAAAPQLSLRGAGSPTGNNDVTAFVDLVQVVLSGTSTTVTNGLQNGSFETNNVSAGSFLYQQDGVTATPWTFSTQAGVSRNGAGGFGSTAPAGGGDAVALLQSFNGTNGSIAQNLAVPTGSYQVNLTAVQRTNQTSDQVVNMFLVEGGNTVFIGSFEPATTYQAFTSAAFSVTAPALTATVSSTAAATDGTTVTSPIPFSVSFSQSVGTSFTDADVTVTNGTVTTGSFSGSGAGPYTFTVTPTTFGTATTVSLAAGVAQDANNTLNSASNAYSVTYNQPQTASPVVTVPSNGGTTNSTPNSFGSAVVGSTVRVYIDGVQVGAAVTPNSSGAWIRTYSGLPAQTSGTHTIYATAQLPGQLVSAPSPTNTFTVQVPATYSSSAAAQASTARVVAGSTNQAILQVAIVIGGGPDAPISATSFTFTTNGSTSPADIAAARVYYTGTNSTFATTNQFGSATANPNGSFTITGTRQLVTGTNYFWLVYDVAAGATNGNVLDATAPSFTLFDGSFPSTRNPSNPAPAGNRQIVRSTRVAGTALRFSGDATPGYVDFSASTSPAPTLNTGTGGAYSQVAWIKPATGTGNTTYYVLGNGTGNSAAPYIYVTGNGRLGAGFGTGSAAFSVQTGPNTVSAGEWHYVGATYTGATLTIYLDGENVGSIGASGTPAATRVNFIGNNAASASNNFPGDIDEVSQWSRALGQIEFRRMRHLTLTGTELGLVSYMQFNDSGTTTLDVLANATGTLTGATRVTSTAPVSSGTFNLQVVAANTIYNFPGTNVSMAFTGVTGSSETVVFRLDGQPLGTQPSAVGLQRTYTPAYWIVNKYTGGTFASANVTYTLTPADISAADAATPANLKLFKRESNADGAFDAPISATAANATAGTVTFPVTSFSQTVIGTFGSSPLPVELVRFDAKAQDADGLLAWTTAQEKNSAYFEVESSTDGKDFRAIGRVAGQGTTAQRHEYEWLDRNLSRYAAAIVYYRLRQVDNDGTASFSQVRTVAVAEALRTNLALYPNPASRRTHLTGARANSAVQVFDALGRLVFTAQADAAGQATLTLPEGLPVGVYVVRTGAQAQRLIVE; translated from the coding sequence ATGAGATTCAAACCACTACTATTTTGTCTGTTTCTGCTCACTACGCTGGGGGCAAGGGCCCAGACCCTGCTGCAACAGCAGTCATTTGAAGAAACGGGCACCGACTTGCTGCCGGCCAACGGCTATACCGCATCAGCCATAAATTCGGGTGGTAGCACCAATGTTTACTTTAAACGGTCCCAGGTGCCGGTAGCTGGCTGGCTGGCCTCGTCGAACGTGACGGGCGTTAGCGGTACAGCGGCCAATCCTGCCGGCTCCTGGCTCTGGGCGGCGGAGGGCGTCAATCGTAATGCGTCGCCGGGTGCGAAATCAGTCACGCTGAATCCGCTCAACGTAACCGGCAAAAGCGGCCTGTACGTGGTGGTAGCTATGGCTGATGCCAATAGCTCGGTATCCTGGGAAAAAGCTGACCAGATCCGGGTGCAGTACCGCTTTGAAGGAACGGGCAACTTTATCACCATCTGGCAGTTTGTGGGCAACAACCCCACCAATCCTGACCGTTTACAGCAGGATAAGTCACCGCTTGACGGAACCGCCGATGCAGGCGGCCCCATTCTGACCCAGGCCCTGACTGACTATCGGTTTGACATTCCAGCCACGGGCAACAACCTGGAGGTGCGGGTAGAGCTGGACTTCGAAGGCTTCAGCGAGGAGTTTGCCTTCGACAACATTCGGGTGTACGGGGCTGCCGCCGCAAGCGGTGCGCCGGTGCTGGCCGGCATCGAAGGCTCACCACTGGCCTACACCGAGGGCCAAACCGCTACGCAGATTACCAGCGGCCTGACGGTAGCTGACGCGGACAACGCGACGCTGAGCAGCGCCACGGTTCGCATCAGCTCCGGCAATAACAGCAGCGAAGACCGTCTGGCCTTCACCGGCGACGGCACGACCGGCAACATTGCCGCCGCCGCTTACAACTCCGCCACCGGCACCCTGGCGCTTACCTCGGCCGGCTCGACGGCTACGCTGGCGCAGTGGCAGAGTGCCCTGCGGAAGGTTACGTACCAGAATATTGACGCGGCCGACGCTTCGACCGCGCCGCGGACGGTAGCCTTCACCGTAACCGACCCCTCGGGCACGGCGTCCAATACCCAGTCCCGCTCCATCAGCATTAGCGCGGGGCTGGACCCGATTGGCCCGCTGCCCTACATCGTGACGTTTGAAGAAACCGACGGGGAAGGCAAACTTTACCAGAGCAACACCTTCGTTGCTTCCCCCGGGATTCAGTTCCTGCGCACGACCAGCAACCCCCACAACACCGGGGGAAACAACAGCCCGACCACGTTTAGCGGCCTCAGCGGCTCGGGATACTGGTTCGGCGAAAACACGGCGCAGACCGACAACCCTTCGGCGGTGAAGAACGGTACGCTCACGACCCGACAAATCAGTGCTACCGGGCTCACCGGCATCAACTTCGCCATCCGCCTGGGTGCTAGCACCGCCTCCACCACCTGGCAGACCACCGACTACTTCAAGCTGTACTACCGTACGGGCGGCTCGGGTGCCTGGACGGCGTTTGCCTCCTGGCGGGGCACGGGCACCGGCGTCGGCGGAGCCGGCGTAATGCGCCAGGACACGAACCCGGATGCTGCGCCCGGCTCGGCGGCCCCCACCGGCACCCAGCTGACGACGGCCCTGAGCACCTTCAACTTCCCCCTGCCGGCCCTAAGTGGGCAGTCGATTGTGGAGTTTCAGCTGGTGCTGGTTAACGCGAGCAGCAACAACGACTTTGCCTTCGACCAGATTGAAGTAACGGCCTCGCCGGCGGTAACCACCGCCGCGGCCAGCAGTATCACTGCCACCAGCGCCGTGCTGGGCGGCAACGTCACCTCCGACGGCGGTGCCACGGTGACCGGCCGCGGCGTGGTGTACAGCAGCACCAACCCCACCCCCACCGTGGGCGGCGCAAATACCACGACGGACGCCAATGGTACGGGCACGGGCACGTTCTCGGAAACCATTGCGGGACTCACGGCCGGCACCACGTACTACGTGGCCGCCTACGCCACCAACACGGCGGGCACCAGCTATGGCGTGGTACGAAGCTTCACTACCCCGACGACGGTCGTGTCCATCGTGCGGGCCGACGCTAACCCGAACAACGCCGCCAGCGTGCGGTTCACGGTAACGTTTGCCAACCCCGTAACGGGCGTGAACACCAACAACTTCGGCTTAACGTTTACGGGCAGCTTCACTACCTTCGGCAGCGTGTCGAGCGTATCGGGCTCGGGCACCACCTACACGGTAACGGTGAATACCGGCACGGGTGACGGCACCATCAAGCTGACTATGCCCAACGCCACCGGCATCACGCCCGGCGTGAGTAACTTGCCCTTCACCGATGGCCAGACCTACGACATCGACAAAACCCGACCCACGGTAGCAGTCAGCAGCACAGCCGGCACCAGCGGCAGCACGACCACCACCACGCCAATTCCGTTCACGGTGACCTTCTCGGAAAACGTGAGCGGCTTCGTGGCCGGTGACGTGACCGTGATAAACGGCTCAATTACGGGCAACGCTGTTAACGGCACCAGCCCCGGCACCGTTTACACCTTCACGGTAACGCCCGCCACGGCTGGCACCGCTACCACGGTAGCCGTACCCGCCAACGTAGCGCAGGATGCGGCCGGCAACTTTAACACCGCCGCCCCCGCATCGTACAGCATCACCTACAACCAACCCAGCACTACGGTAGCGTCGGTGACGCGCCTCTTGCCCTCACCCACGGCCACGACTCAGGTAAGATATCGGGTAGTCTTCGCGGCCAGTATAACGGGCATAACCACCAGCAACTTCAGCCTGACGACCAGCGGCCTGACGGGTGCTGGCATCAGCAGCGTATCGGGTTCGGGCACTACGTACACGGTGACGGCGAACACCGGCACCGGCAACGGCACGCTGACTTTGAACGTGCAGAACGGTACCGGCATTTCGCCCACGGTGACCAACGTGCCCTACACCAGCGGCGAGCAGTACAGCATCATCAAGAGTTTCGCGGCGGCCCCGCAGTTGTCGTTGCGGGGAGCAGGCTCGCCCACCGGCAACAACGATGTGACGGCCTTCGTGGACCTAGTGCAGGTGGTACTGAGCGGCACGAGCACGACCGTGACCAACGGCCTGCAGAACGGCAGCTTTGAAACCAATAACGTCTCGGCGGGCAGCTTCCTGTACCAACAAGATGGTGTTACCGCCACACCCTGGACGTTTAGCACCCAGGCCGGCGTGTCGCGCAACGGTGCCGGCGGCTTCGGGTCGACGGCACCGGCCGGGGGCGGCGACGCGGTAGCCCTGCTGCAATCCTTCAACGGTACCAACGGCAGCATTGCGCAAAATCTGGCCGTGCCTACGGGCAGCTACCAGGTGAACCTGACGGCCGTTCAGCGCACCAACCAGACCAGCGACCAAGTGGTGAACATGTTCCTCGTGGAAGGCGGCAATACCGTGTTCATTGGCAGCTTTGAGCCGGCTACCACGTACCAAGCCTTCACCTCGGCCGCGTTCAGCGTGACGGCTCCGGCCCTGACGGCCACCGTCAGCAGCACGGCCGCCGCCACGGATGGTACCACCGTTACCTCGCCAATTCCATTCTCGGTGAGCTTCTCGCAGAGCGTGGGCACCAGCTTTACCGATGCCGACGTGACCGTAACGAACGGCACCGTGACTACCGGCAGCTTCAGCGGCAGCGGCGCGGGGCCCTATACCTTTACCGTGACGCCCACCACCTTCGGCACCGCCACTACGGTGAGCCTAGCGGCCGGTGTGGCCCAGGATGCCAACAACACCCTGAACTCGGCCAGCAACGCGTACAGCGTTACCTACAACCAGCCTCAGACGGCTTCCCCGGTTGTTACCGTCCCATCCAACGGCGGCACGACCAATAGCACCCCTAACTCCTTCGGCTCGGCCGTAGTCGGCAGCACGGTACGGGTGTACATCGACGGCGTGCAGGTGGGCGCGGCCGTCACCCCCAACTCGAGCGGCGCCTGGATCCGGACCTACTCCGGCCTGCCGGCCCAGACCAGCGGCACCCACACGATATACGCCACGGCCCAGCTTCCGGGTCAGCTGGTGAGTGCGCCCAGCCCCACCAACACGTTCACGGTGCAGGTACCCGCTACCTATAGCAGCAGCGCGGCCGCACAGGCCAGCACGGCGCGCGTGGTAGCAGGCAGCACCAACCAGGCTATTCTGCAGGTTGCCATCGTCATTGGGGGCGGGCCGGATGCGCCGATTAGCGCCACCTCGTTCACGTTTACCACGAACGGCAGTACTAGCCCGGCTGATATTGCTGCGGCCCGCGTGTACTACACCGGCACCAACTCCACCTTCGCTACTACCAACCAGTTCGGCTCCGCCACGGCCAACCCCAACGGCAGCTTTACCATCACAGGAACCCGGCAGCTGGTCACCGGCACGAACTACTTCTGGCTGGTGTACGACGTGGCCGCTGGCGCGACGAACGGTAACGTACTCGACGCCACCGCGCCGAGCTTCACTCTGTTCGACGGCTCATTCCCGAGCACTAGAAACCCCAGTAACCCGGCCCCGGCCGGCAACCGCCAGATCGTGCGGAGCACTCGCGTGGCAGGCACCGCACTGCGCTTCAGTGGGGATGCCACCCCAGGCTACGTGGACTTCAGCGCCAGCACCAGTCCGGCCCCGACGCTGAATACCGGCACCGGCGGCGCGTACTCGCAGGTGGCGTGGATCAAGCCGGCCACTGGCACGGGTAACACCACGTACTACGTGCTGGGCAACGGCACCGGCAACTCGGCCGCGCCCTACATTTACGTGACCGGCAACGGCCGCCTTGGGGCAGGCTTCGGCACGGGCAGCGCCGCGTTCAGTGTGCAAACCGGCCCCAACACCGTCTCGGCCGGTGAGTGGCACTACGTGGGCGCTACCTACACCGGCGCCACACTCACCATTTACCTTGATGGAGAGAACGTCGGCAGCATCGGCGCCAGCGGCACCCCGGCTGCCACCCGCGTCAACTTCATCGGCAACAATGCCGCCTCAGCCAGCAACAACTTCCCCGGCGACATCGATGAAGTCAGCCAATGGAGCCGCGCGCTGGGTCAGATCGAGTTCCGCCGGATGCGCCACCTCACGCTCACCGGCACGGAACTGGGCCTGGTGTCGTACATGCAGTTCAACGACAGCGGCACCACGACCCTCGACGTCCTCGCCAACGCCACCGGTACGCTCACGGGTGCCACGCGCGTGACCAGCACCGCTCCGGTGAGTTCGGGCACGTTCAACCTGCAGGTGGTAGCGGCTAACACGATCTACAACTTCCCGGGTACCAACGTCAGCATGGCCTTTACAGGCGTTACGGGTAGTTCCGAAACTGTCGTTTTCCGCCTCGACGGCCAGCCCCTGGGCACTCAGCCCAGCGCCGTTGGTTTGCAGCGCACCTACACGCCAGCTTACTGGATTGTGAATAAGTACACCGGCGGTACTTTCGCCTCGGCCAACGTGACGTACACGCTCACGCCGGCCGACATCAGCGCTGCCGATGCGGCTACGCCCGCTAACCTGAAGCTTTTCAAGCGTGAGAGCAACGCCGACGGTGCCTTCGACGCCCCGATTTCGGCGACGGCGGCCAACGCCACGGCCGGGACCGTGACGTTTCCGGTCACCTCGTTCAGCCAGACCGTTATTGGCACCTTCGGCTCTTCGCCGCTGCCCGTGGAGCTGGTGCGCTTCGACGCCAAAGCCCAGGACGCGGATGGCCTGCTAGCCTGGACAACTGCTCAGGAGAAAAACAGCGCGTATTTCGAGGTGGAAAGCAGCACCGATGGCAAGGATTTCCGGGCCATTGGCCGCGTAGCCGGGCAGGGCACCACCGCCCAGCGCCACGAGTATGAGTGGCTGGACCGGAATCTGAGCCGCTATGCTGCGGCCATAGTATACTATCGTTTGCGCCAGGTAGACAACGATGGTACGGCCAGTTTCTCGCAGGTGCGTACAGTAGCCGTTGCGGAAGCATTGCGCACCAATCTGGCCCTGTATCCAAACCCTGCCAGCCGCCGCACGCACCTCACCGGGGCGCGGGCCAACTCGGCAGTGCAGGTGTTCGACGCCCTCGGCCGACTGGTGTTCACAGCTCAGGCTGATGCCGCCGGCCAAGCTACACTCACGCTGCCAGAAGGCCTGCCAGTGGGGGTGTACGTGGTGCGTACCGGAGCCCAGGCGCAGCGCCTGATAGTAGAGTAG